In one Acomys russatus chromosome 15, mAcoRus1.1, whole genome shotgun sequence genomic region, the following are encoded:
- the Scamp3 gene encoding secretory carrier-associated membrane protein 3, whose protein sequence is MAQSRDSGNPFPDSGELDNPFQDPAVIQHRTSQQYATLDVYNPFENREPPPAYSPPVPAPAPAPLPPPSAPSVQSSRKLSPTEPKNYGSYSTQASAAAATAELLKKQEELNRKAEELDRRERELQNVALGGTGTRQNNWPPLPSFCPVQPCFFQDISMEIPQEFQKTVSTMYYLWMCSTLALFLNFLACLARFCVDASSGSGFGLSMLWLLLFTPCSFVCWYRPMYKAFRSDSSFNFFVFFFIFFVQDVFFVLQAIGIPGWGFSGWVCALVVVKGNPAVAVLMLLVALLFTAIAVLGIVMLKRIHSLYRRTGASFQKAQQEFAAGVFSNPAVRTAAANAAAGAAENAFRAP, encoded by the exons ATGGCTCAGAGCAGAGACAGCGGGAATCCATTCCCTGACTCAGGCGAGCTTGACAACCCCTTTCAG GACCCAGCTGTGATCCAACACCGGACAAGCCAACAGTATGCCACACTTGATGTCTACAACCCATTTGAGAACCGAGAG CCCCCACCAGCCTATTCGCCTCCTGTCCCAGCCCCAGCACCAGCACCATTGCCGCCACCCTCAGCTCCCTCTGTCCAGTCCTCAAGAAAGCTCAGTCCTACAGAGCCCAAGAACTATGGCTCCTACAGCACTCAG GCCTCAGCTGCCGCGGCCACCGCCGAGCTGCTGAAGAAGCAGGAGGAACTCAACCGCAAGGCCGAGGAGCTGGACCGCAGGGAGCGAGAGCTGCAGAACGTTGCCCTGGGTGGCACAGGCA cTCGACAGAACAACTGGCCTCCCCTACCGTCTTTTTGCCCAGTGCAGCCTTGCTTTTTCCAGGACATCTCTATGGAGATCCCCCAAGAATTTCAGAAGACAGTGTCCACCATGTACTACCTCTGGATGT GCAGCACTTTGGCTCTCTTCCTGAACTTCCTCGCCTGCCTGGCCAGGTTCTGTGTGGATGCCAGCAGTGGCTCAGGCTTTGGGCTGTCTATGCTCTGGCTCCTCCTCTTCACACCCTGCTCCTTTGTCTGCTGGTACCGCCCGATGTATAAGGCTTTCCG gagTGATAGTTCATTCAATTTCTtcgtttttttcttcattttcttcgtCCAGGATGTGTTCTTTGTCCTCCAGGCCATTGGCATCCCAGGGTGGGGCTTCAG CGGCTGGGTCTGTGCTCTGGTGGTGGTGAAAGGCAACCCCGCCGTGGCTGTGCTCATGCTGCTGGTTGCACTGCTCTTCACTGCCATCGCTGTGCTGGGAATTGTGATGCTGAAGCGG ATCCACTCCTTGTACCGCCGGACAGGTGCCAGCTTTCAGAAGGCCCAGCAAGAATTTGCCGCTGGTGTCTTCTCTAACCCTGCAGTTCGAACAGCTGCAGCCAATGCAGCTGCGGGGGCTGCTGAAAATGCCTTCAGGGCCCCATGA